The following proteins come from a genomic window of Trifolium pratense cultivar HEN17-A07 linkage group LG4, ARS_RC_1.1, whole genome shotgun sequence:
- the LOC123924296 gene encoding autophagy-related protein 2, protein MFPWNIAKSAEAMFSRWALKRVCKFFLKKKLGQFILGEIDLDQLDVQLSQGTIQLTDLALNLDFINAKLGKTASIMVKEGSIGYLLVKMPWSGEGCEVEVNELELVVSPCIDKNSTTEDEVGCSDVDNDTYEIKYSSNKTKHETVDDAMKSISVDVHEGVKTIAKMIKWLLTSFHVKITNVIVAFDPSLENEGEEIDSNRTLVLRVSEIQCGTSLSEDTESNVDVLGISQLTNFVKFDGAVLEILKIDNENNQLPVQNVAEAGWGDPILGSNKSTCPVMTGKQGGFGGIVKLSIPWKNGSLDICKVDADVCVDPVVLRFQPSSIEWLLKSWGTLKNLNKGAKGCKNHNVRGSSHLNSALLCPSPTSVSITNVTGEMITGHGSLPANCSSLTKPEDPESLTEALLPAANLISDWVPFSTNLNLKDGIQEPDFGASVDQFFECFDGMRNSQSALGSSGMWNWTCSVFSAITAASSLASGSLHIPSEQRHMETILRATFSGVSVVLSFCDDEQSHFYGHKIGNTVGSQIDYLGAECNEIVVALKVCPQMTTFDGTVKYVEVANFSNIGSDAENRSALIGHLQTKVLDALPLSTSYNLYSDSLFGPVATDFPFGNKDCLLKVTLFKTSGVTNCKFTVQSNSSDGCVTRLTSFSLNLPPFIFWVIFSVINLLTNLLKEIEKSLEVHSKADEILSEASDEKCGLSQNDAKGSSECLHGDISTSSARVILCFPFERVGDHAASFSWEKFIALDFTSLSPLNKGCTPVGSQTSSASSNKRFPSVAAQSLQLNFCDLDIYLITSTCNDSGRISSNDMKNERFFGSCFLSIARRRGCFSVFRMVWQEGQVTGPWIAKKARSFVNSEQSMGKDDIAGRGYEYASASTVKDLEDWKSQTQQEMILSSSFLMHVHLSQVVINVNDSQYKGIYQLILQMLNAMTCGTTQEAKVDKKSSVSQSSVFLECDSVEILISMDTSESGESSIKSELPGQWHQFKLKVQRFELLSVTNTGGVKDASFFRLTHGEGKLSGFVTGVPDHEFILVNCNNSSVKRGNGGGSNALSSRCAGSDIVFLSDPEISHKITSIAVSCGTLIAVGGRLDWFVVISSFFSLPASNTKDADDTSISKMEQDISYTTCFVLSLIDIALSYEPYTKNLVQTEALNSESGFSCIKEETGEQCVSCLLAASNLSLSSSSTADSVESVFQIRVQDLGLLLHLISKHDSFPGTYSVEHLQKSGYVKVAQEAFLEAILKTNCASGLLWELELSKSHLYVETCYDTMAALIRLAAQLQLLFAPDVEESIVHLQNRWDNVQQAQQSNEFSNEIKHLRCDTMASTSEQCSPKTHSKDGSSIAGLMDEICEDAFQVNDNNAWQSYSFESGFYMPLEGSLIEAGKMNLDEPEVLSPELMLNESVPVIGPEGSQTSFLHDGCFPEIIESYCLSDLRPLSELSIDLHSDELSKIKLRNVSHRDIERGSGGWYRGNSSKVLENHISEENGKTGPMKAADHGTLNSNDSSSHSKTCGRLILKKIDIRWKMFGGSDFVDSDKNGQHSGRNTSICLEFALSGMKFQYDTFPVGGLHVSKMYLSVQDFYLYDRSQNAPWILVLGYYHSKGHPRESSSKALKLDLEAVRPDPLTPLEEYRLNVAFLPMLLHLHQCQLDFLVDFFGKKNSSNDQSPNYCHDLEGSKSFPERSEDHACHSIAQEALLPYFQKLDIRSIIVRVDYSPSRVDLAALSRGKYVELVNLIPWKGVELNLKHVHASGIYGWGSVCETALGEWLEDISQNQIHKILRGLPTVRSLIAVGTGAAKLISSPVENYKKERRVIKGLQRGTIAFLRSISLEAVALGVHLAAGAHDFLLQAEYSLSSVPSSVSSPVKDKSNTGARSNQPKDAQQGIQQACESLSDGLGKSAAVLVQNPLKKYQRGSGAGPALAAAVRAVPAAAIAPASACASAVHYALLGFRNSLDPERKKESMEKYCPTQPWEED, encoded by the exons ATGTTTCCTTGGAACATTGCAAAATCCGCGGAAGCCATGTTCTCCCGCTGGGCTCTTAAGAGGGTTTGCAAATTTTTCCTTAAGAAGAAATTGGGGCAATTTATTCTCGGTGAAATTGACCTTGATCAGCTCGATGTTCAACTTTCTCAAGGAACTATTCAACTCACCGATCTTGCTCTTAATCTTGATTTCATCAACGCCAAG CTTGGTAAAACAGCATCTATAATGGTAAAAGAAGGATCAATTGGATACTTGTTGGTTAAAATGCCTTGGAGTGGCGAAGGTTGTGAGGTTGAAGTGAATGAACTCGAACTTGTAGTTTCTCCGTGCATAGATAAAAACTCGACAACTGAAGATGAAGTTGGTTGTTCCGATGTTGATAACGATACTTATGAAATCAAATATAGTTCAAACAAGACCAAGCATGAAACAGTAGATGATGCTATGAAGTCAATTTCAGTGGATGTtcatgaaggtgtgaaaactaTTGCAAAGATGATAAAGTGGTTGCTTACAAGTTTCCATGTGAAAATAACAAACGTGATTGTCGCGTTTGATCCGTCTTTGGAAAATGAAGGAGAGGAAATAGATAGTAATCGGACTTTAGTTCTTCGGGTTTCTGAAATACAGTGTGGAACAAGTTTATCTGAAGATACTGAGTCTAATGTTGATGTCCTTGGAATAAGCCAGTTGACAAACTTTGTGAAGTTTGATGGGGCAGTACTTGAAATTCTCAAAATAGATAACGAAAATAACCAGTTACCCGTTCAAAATGTGGCAGAAGCAGGATGGGGTGATCCTATTTTGGGATCAAATAAATCCACATGTCCGGTCATGACTGGGAAGCAAGGCGGATTTGGTGGAATTGTAAAATTAAGTATTCCTTGGAAGAATGGTTCTTTGGACATTTGCAAGGTGGATGCAGATGTTTGTGTTGATCCAGTAGTGTTAAGATTTCAACCTAGCTCAATTGAATGGCTATTGAAGTCATGGGGAACTCTTAAAAATTTGAATAAGGGTGCAAAAGGTTGCAAGAATCACAACGTAAGAGGATCTTCCCATTTAAATTCTGCGTTGTTGTGTCCTTCACCAACTTCAGTTTCTATTACCAATGTCACTGGTGAAATGATAACTGGCCATGGTAGTTTGCCCGCCAATTGTTCCTCCTTGACTAAACCAGAAGATCCAGAATCCCTCACCGAAGCTTTGCTTCCTGCTGCTAATCTTATTTCAGATTGGGTGCCATTTTCTACTAATCTAAATCTTAAAGATGGTATTCAAGAACCTGATTTTGGGGCAAG TGTGGACCAGTTTTTTGAATGTTTTGATGGAATGAGGAATTCTCAATCTGCTTTAGGGAGTAGTGGAATGTGGAATTGGACTTGTTCGGTTTTCAGTGCTATTACCGCTGCATCCAGCCTTGCCTCTGGATCTTTGCATATTCCctccg AGCAGAGACACATGGAAACCATTCTCAGGGCTACTTTTTCTGGAGTATCTGTTGTTTTGTCCTTCTGTGATGATGAACAGAGCCATTTTTATGGGCATAAAATTGGTAACACTGTTGGATCACAGATTGATTATCTTGGTGCAGAGTGCAATGAAATTGTTGTTGCCTTGAAG GTATGTCCACAAATGACAACTTTTGATGGAACAGTGAAGTATGTAGAGGTTGCTAATTTTTCGAACATTGGGAGTGATGCCGAAAATCGAAGTGCTTTGATTGGACACCTACAGACTAAGGTCCTTGATGCTCTCCCTTTGTCTACCTCTTACAATCTATATTCAGATTCATTATTTGGGCCAGTTGCCACAGACTTTCCATTTGGAAATAAGGATTGCTTACTGAAAGTTACATTGTTTAAAACTTCTGGTGTCACCAATTGCAAATTTACGGTGCAATCAAATTCTTCAGATGGTTGTGTGACTAGGCTGACATCATTCTCGCTGAACCTGCCCCCATTTATTTTCTGGGTAATATTTTCTGTGATAAATCTGCTCACTAACCTGCTAAAGGAAATTGAAAAATCACTTGAAGTGCATAGTAAAGCAGACGAGATTTTGTCTGAAGCGTCAGATGAAAAGTGTGGATTATCTCAAAATGATGCGAAGGGAAGTTCAGAATGTTTGCATGGTGATATATCAACTTCCAGTGCAAGAGTAATACTGTGTTTCCCTTTTGAAAGGGTTGGAGATCATGCAGCTTCATTTTCATGGGAGAAGTTCATTGCTCTTGattttacttcattgtcaccttTGAACAAGGGTTGCACCCCAGTTGGTAGCCAAACTTCAAGTGCAAGTTCAAATAAAAGATTTCCTTCTGTAGCAGCACAATCTCTTCAGTTGAATTTCTGTGATCTAGATATATACTTGATCACATCAACATGTAACGACAGTGGTAGAATAAGCTCCAATGATATGAAGAATGAGAGATTTTTTGGCAGCTGCTTTCTTTCCATTGCTCGCAGAAGGGGTTGTTTCTCTGTTTTTCGTATGGTTTGGCAGGAGGGTCAAGTGACTGGTCCTTGGATTGCTAAGAAAGCTAGATCATTTGTTAATTCAGAGCAATCAATGGGAAAAGATGATATTGCTGGAAGAGGATATGAGTATGCATCTGCATCAACGGTGAAAGATTTGGAAGATTGGAAATCTCAAACTCAACAAGAGATGATTCTAAGCTCGTCATTTCTAATGCATGTTCATCTATCTCAAGTTGTGATTAATGTGAATGATTCTCAATATAAAGGCATATACCAGCTTATTCTTCAGATGCTAAATGCAATGACATGTGGGACTACTCAGGAAGCTAAGGTGGATAAAAAATCTTCAGTTTCACAATCATCAGTATTTTTGGAATGTGATTCTGTAGAAATTCTTATTAGTATGGATACATCTGAAAGTGGCGAAAGTTCAATCAAGAGTGAGCTTCCCGGACAATGGCATCAATTCAAGCTGAAGGTACAAAGGTTTGAGTTGCTGTCTGTCACTAATACTGGTGGTGTTAAGGATGCGAGTTTCTTCCGACTAACCCATGGCGAAGGCAAGTTGTCCGGGTTCGTTACAGGGGTTCCTGATCACGAGTTTATTCTGGTTAATTGCAACAACTCCTCTGTGAAGCGAGGAAATGGGGGAGGTTCTAATGCGTTATCTTCTAGATGTGCTGGTTCTGATATCGTATTTCTATCTGACCCAGAGATTTCTCATAAAATTACATCTATTGCTGTCAGCTGCGGCACACTTATTGCTGTAGGCGGTCGTCTGGATTGGTTTGTTGTAATATCATCCTTTTTTAGTTTGCCCGCTTCTAATACTAAGGATGCAGATGATACTAGTATTTCAAAGATGGAACAAGATATCTCTTACACGACTTGTTTTGTTCTCAGCTTGATTGATATTGCTTTGAGTTATGAGCCCTATACGAAAAATCTTGTTCAGACTGAGGCCCTTAATTCCGAGTCTGGCTTTTCTTGTATCAAAGAAGAAACGGGGGAACAATGTGTTTCTTGTCTGTTGGCTGCATCCAACTTGTCTCTTTCAAGTTCATCTACTGCAGATTCAGTTGAAAGTGTTTTCCAAATTAGAGTGCAAGACCTGGGGCTTCTGCTTCATTTGATATCAAAGCATGATTCTTTTCCTGGCACTTATAGTGTAGAACATCTTCAAAAGTCGGGTTATGTTAAAGTTGCTCAGGAGGCTTTTCTGGAGgcaattttaaaaaccaattgtGCTAGTGGTCTTCTTTGGGAACTAGAATTATCTAAATCTCACCTTTATGTGGAAACTTGTTATGATACAATGGCTGCGCTGATTCGTTTGGCTGCTCAACTTCAGCTATTATTTGCCCCTGATGTGGAGGAGTCCATTGTGCATTTGCAGAATAGGTGGGATAATGTTCAACAAGCACAGCAAAGCAATGAATTTAGTAATGAAATTAAGCATCTCAGATGTGACACAATGGCTTCAACTTCTGAGCAGTGCTCCCCTAAAACACATTCAAAGGATGGATCTAGTATAGCTGGCTTGATGGATGAAATATGTGAAGATGCATTTCAAGTGAATGACAATAATGCATGGCAATCATATTCTTTTGAATCAGGATTTTACATGCCACTTGAAGGAAGCTTAATTGAGGCTGGTAAGATGAATTTGGATGAGCCTGAAGTTCTCTCTCCTGAATTAATGTTGAATGAGTCAGTGCCTGTAATAGGACCAGAGGGTAGTCAAACTTCATTTCTGCATGACGGATGCTTTCCAGAGATTATAGAAAGCTATTGTTTGTCTGACTTACGCCCTCTCTCGGAGCTATCTATAGATTTACATTCTGATGAGCTTTCCAAAATAAAGCTGAGGAATGTGTCACATAGAGATATTGAAAGAGGAAGTGGTGGATGGTATAGAGGCAACTCATCAAAAGTATTAGAAAACCACATTTCAGAGGAAAATGGAAAAACTGGTCCGATGAAGGCCGCAGATCATGGCACACTTAATTCTAATGATTCCTCATCTCACAGCAAGACTTGTGGACGcttaattttaaagaaaattgatataagATGGAAAATGTTTGGTGGGTCTGACTTTGTTGATTCAGATAAAAATGGACAACATTCTGGGAGGAACACATCTATTTGCTTGGAATTTGCATTGTCTGGGATGAAATTTCAGTATGATACATTTCCAGTTGGTGGACTACATGTATCAAAGATGTATTTGTCTGTTCAAGATTTTTATCTCTATGACAGAAGCCAAAATGCACCTTGGATACTG GTGCTGGGATATTATCACTCAAAGGGTCATCCGAGGGAATCTTCTTCAAAAGCATTGAAGTTGGACTTGGAGGCAGTTAGACCAGATCCTTTAACTCCCCTTGAGGAGTACAG GTTAAATGTTGCTTTTCTACCTATGCTATTACATCTACATCAGTGCCAGCTTGATTTTCTTGTTGATTTCTTTGGGAAGAAAAACTCATCAAATGACCAGTCTCCTAATTATTGTCATGATTTGGAGGGTTCAAAATCATTTCCTGAGAGGAGTGAAGATCATGCATGCCATTCAATTGCACAAGAGGCATTGCTTCCTTACTTCCAG AAGCTAGATATTCGGTCTATTATTGTTCGGGTGGATTACAGTCCTAGTCGTGTAGATCTAGCAGCATTAAGCCGTGGGAAATATGTAGAACTTGTAAATCTTATCCCTTGGAAG GGTGTTGAGCTTAACCTGAAACATGTTCATGCTTCTGGCATCTATGGTTGGGGCAGTGTTTGTGAAACAGCTTTAGGGGAGTGGTTGGAAGATATATCTCAGAATCAG ATTCATAAAATACTACGGGGGCTTCCTACTGTACGATCATTAATTGCTGTTGGGACTGGTGCTGCTAAACTGATTTCATCGCCTGTAGAGAACTACAAGAAGGAGCGGAGAGTGATCAAAGGTTTGCAAAGAG